The DNA window cccaacccacccatccatccacccatccatccatccactcatccatccatccatccatccactcacccacccatccacccatccacccatccatccactcacccacccacccacccacccatccatccacccacccacccatccactcatccacccatccatccactcatccatccatccactcatccatccatccatccatccatccatccatccatccatccatccatctattcatctagTCAGTCAGTCACCAAACCTGTATTGCACAAGACCTTGTGGATATATGAGTTAGGGTCTCTGCTTCTGCACCCGATACTCCTTGTATCATGGCTGGGTTCGCCACCTGGGACACCTTCTCCATCAGTCCATGTGTCTGAAGCCTGCATTCCCTCTTCACCCTGCTCTCGTCCACGAGCTTTCCATGACCCCTGTCATCACCCAGAGTCACTCCTTCTGCTCCCCATCAATACTGATGCTATGCTTCATCAGTCACGTTTACCTCTTTCTATTGATATCTGCTGGAAAGCAGGGTCCCCGACATGCTTTCTTGCTTGTGTTCCTCCCACAGGTGTGCACACAGTACCTGATTAAGgcttctgaataaatgaatggtaaGTTGTGTCTTTTGCAGGGTGATGTCAACCCCATACAGTTCCAAGCTTCCTTCAGCAACAGGTTGGGGCATTAAGAAACTCAGGGTGTTTTCCTGTCAGGTTAACATAAGATGTAGGTGtgtatttttcccccttaaatcaTAGGGATAAGACTGTGCTCAGCCATACACAgtatatttccttctttgtttggAATTAGCAGAGATTCAGGAGGGCAGTGTCTCTGGGCTCAGCCATCTGTGTGCATTAGGGATCGTTATAACGTGAGACTACTTGTACGTGGTGTGCAGAGAGCCCCGAGTTTATTCACAACTGCTTCTCACGACAGCCCGATCTTGTCTTACAGAATTAGAAATGattgctcagagaggttaagcaacttacTTGAGGCCACCCAGCTGTGAGGGCGGAGCAGTTCTTCTCTCGCTGGGGTCCCAgctgtcctccctcccccttgTTCTCCCCACCTTAACTGACAGAGGGGTCCAAGGAAGACGCACTCCTGCCCTGTCTCGGCAGGGCCTGGGGGGGCCATGTCCCTCATCCCATGGCTTCGGTGGAATGAAGGCCCCCCGCGGCCGTCATCCCGGAGGCCGGCTGAGATGGTGCTGGACACGCTCATGATGGAGCTGGCGGGGCAGATGCGAGAGGCGGAGAGGCAGCAATGGGAGCGCAGCAACGCGGTCAGGAAGATCTGCACCGGGGTGGACTACAGCTGGCTGGCCAGCACACCGCGGCCCACCTACGACCTCAGCCCTGGCGAGCGGCTGCAGCTGGAGGACGTCTGTGCCAAGATCCACCCGTCCTACTGCGGGCCCGCCATCCTCAGGTAACCCCTGCCGCTGGCACCGGGCCCAGCCATTGCACTGTGGGCTCCAGGGGTGTGGCTGCCGTGGCGGTGGCCTGAGGCCACTGGACCGGGAGCCGGGGCACCCAGATGACCCAGTTACCTGTTAAGAGGAGCAAGGCAGGAGGCCAACCCTGAAAGATcccagcccagagctgggggttcagaaggaggcaggaggcagctcCCAGAGGCACAGGAGTTTTGACGGGAGAGAACCCCGGGCCTTGGAGCTTTCTGTTCTCCCCGCCTGGCTTACATTTGCCCTGGATTTTAACGTAGCCGGCTCTTCCTCCTTCATCAGTTCATCTTCTATGTTACCTTCTTAGAAAGGCTTTCCAGGTAATCTCTCCAAAATTGAGTTTTCAATTATCCTATTTCAAGCCAGCTTTCATATTAGCTCGCCTAAGGGGGCTGTGCACGCacgtgtgagtgcatgtgtgcgtgggcttgtgttgtgtgtgtgcgtgtgcgtgcgtgtgcatgcgtgtgtgtacaGCGTCCGGAGGCCTGGGGCACTGAACATTTAGAGATTTAGAGCGTGGGTACCACAATGCTCATGAATATAAATGTAACCTTGCTAAAGCTTGGACCCACATGGCCCGGTCCTAGTTGGATTCATGTGATGTGGAAGAAGTGTGGTCCCAACAACCAACAATAATTTCCAAAGTCACTCAAGTTCTTTAGCTTCACTTCCCCAAGCACTCGTAAAGGAATACAGATCCACAGGAAAGCATCTGAACACCCCACTTAGTCTCCCCACATCTTTAGTCCCCCGTCTCTTTAACCAACACAAGCATCTattgtatacctttttttttcttgaaaattctcCTTAAAACTCCTTCTTCTTCCGTCCTAGCTACACTCCTTTGGATTTTGTAGTCTTTTCCACCCCCGgccccctttcttcctccaggATGAGAATTCTTACCCTCTCCCGTTTCTCTTGTTCTGTACCAaggaaccccccctcccccgccaaatgTACCTACTTCCAGAAGCACCTGGGGAAAGGGGTGGGGTGAgtcgtggggggggggttgctgacAGAATTCAGGCTGGTAAACCAAACCTCCTAAgtgaggaggaggctggggacaCACATGTGTTCATGATTGTCCACTCACATTTCCTGTCTCACTGCTGAAAAGTTTGAGAGGTCCTGATTCTCAAGGTGGTGGAGGAAACCAGATGTTAAATGGACTCGCTAATAACTGTTATTCATTTTGAGCTCTAAGCAAAGATATTTGAGGCAGAGGAAAACCTCACCCAGTGGGTAGCGTGGAGCTCTGGAAGGAGTATCGCAGGCCGGTGCCATCATCAGATACACATTTGGGAGAGATCGCTCTGGCCAGGGGGCAGAGAAGGGTGGGAGAGGTTAGCCAGAAAGCCTCACATTGGTAAGGCCGGGCCATGCTAACACGGAAGTGGGCTACCCTTAATTCTCTGGCACCGAGAACCTGACGTTAATGTCAGGATCTTCACCTGTGGTAGCTCTTTAAACCCCACAGAAGGGTTTATgaccccagtttacagatgaagaagctgaggcccaCAGAAGCCAGAAATAGCCGAGCGGGGAGCTGAGCTCAGGATAGGCTGGAgcagtgggggaggtggggtggtttCTGATTGACGTCAGAAGCGGGGAAGTGGCTGAACCGGGAACTGGCCCCTGGGCATGCACGGGAAGCCCCCGGGGTtagaccccccccccgccccccccccgccccccgccacctgCCACGGGCCACGCCTCGTGACTCACGCACAGCCATGTCCGCTCTGCCCGCAGGTTCCGGCAGCTGCTGGCCGAGCAGGAGCCCGAGGTGCGGGAGGTGTCCCAGCTCTTCCGCTCGGTGCTGCAGGAGGTCCTGGACAGAatgaagcaggaggaggaggcccGCAAGCTGACCCGCCAGTGGA is part of the Felis catus isolate Fca126 chromosome F1, F.catus_Fca126_mat1.0, whole genome shotgun sequence genome and encodes:
- the RD3 gene encoding protein RD3 isoform X2, with the protein product MNGPGGAMSLIPWLRWNEGPPRPSSRRPAEMVLDTLMMELAGQMREAERQQWERSNAVRKICTGVDYSWLASTPRPTYDLSPGERLQLEDVCAKIHPSYCGPAILRFRQLLAEQEPEVREVSQLFRSVLQEVLDRMKQEEEARKLTRQWSLRPRGNLALATFKTRARISPFTSDIRTISEDVERDTPPPLRTWSLPEFRAPKED
- the RD3 gene encoding protein RD3 isoform X1, whose amino-acid sequence is MRGPRKTHSCPVSAGPGGAMSLIPWLRWNEGPPRPSSRRPAEMVLDTLMMELAGQMREAERQQWERSNAVRKICTGVDYSWLASTPRPTYDLSPGERLQLEDVCAKIHPSYCGPAILRFRQLLAEQEPEVREVSQLFRSVLQEVLDRMKQEEEARKLTRQWSLRPRGNLALATFKTRARISPFTSDIRTISEDVERDTPPPLRTWSLPEFRAPKED